A part of Sebastes fasciatus isolate fSebFas1 chromosome 10, fSebFas1.pri, whole genome shotgun sequence genomic DNA contains:
- the LOC141774793 gene encoding C-type isolectin Sp-CL4-like: MRPVVVTAILLLVVLMFISDSAAWNPEQMCREKYHSVPCRNQIRGKGWFQMGDRCLKAFYHNKHPNFQDAENICRKYGGNLVSIHNIVELCQVECIMWRTSRDKAHYWIGLHKTPERRLHYTWTDGSGNTDGWTHWAWGQPDIMAREHCIEMNYWDWGLWNNVDCMKGRPYVCAMKA; the protein is encoded by the exons ATGCGTCCTGTTGTGGTGACTGCCATCCTTCTTCTGGTGGTGCTGATGTTCATCTCGGACTCTGCAGCCT GGAATCCTGAACAAATGTGTCGGGAGAAATATCATTCCGTACCATGTAGAAACCAGATACGTGGTAAAGGATGGTTCCAGATGGGTGACCGCTGTTTGAAGGCGTTCTACCATAACAAGCATCCGAACTTTCAGGATGCAGAG AACATCTGTAGGAAGTACGGCGGCAATCTGGTATCAATCCACAACATTGTGGAGCTGTGTCAAGTGGAATGTATCATGTGGAGGACCAGTAGAGACAAAGCTCATTACTGGATCGGACTCCATAAGACTCCG gaacgTCGTCTCCATTATACTTGGACCGATGGAAGTGGAAACACCGATGGTTGGACCCATTGGGCTTGGGGCCAGCCCGACATTATGGCTAGGGAGCATTGCATTGAGATGAACTACTGGG actGGGGACTCTGGAACAATGTGGACTGTATGAAGGGGAGGCCCTACGTTTGCGCTATGAAAGCCTAG
- the LOC141774794 gene encoding galactose-specific lectin nattectin-like — translation MFMLDSAAWTPEGMCRHKYRSVPCRNQICGRGWFQMGNRCLKAFYHNKQLNFQDAENTCRRYGANLVSIHNIVELCQVECIMWRTSRDKAHYWIRLHKTNRWNPYHFTWTDGSGNTDGWTHWAWGQPDLRFWEDCIEMNYWGWGLWNNEDCRKGRPYVCSMKA, via the exons ATGTTCATGTTGGACTCTGCAGCCT GGACTCCTGAAGGAATGTGTAGGCACAAATATCGGTCCGTACCATGTAGAAACCAGATATGCGGTAGAGGCTGGTTCCAGATGGGCAACCGCTGTTTGAAGGCGTTCTACcataacaagcaattgaacttTCAGGATGCAGAG AACACCTGTAGGAGGTACGGTGCCAATCTGGTATCAATCCACAACATTGTGGAGCTGTGTCAAGTGGAATGTATCATGTGGAGGACCAGTAGAGACAAAGCTCATTACTGGATCAGACTCCATAAGACTAATAGA tggaATCCTTACCATTTTACCTGGACCGATGGAAGTGGAAACACCGATGGTTGGACCCATTGGGCTTGGGGCCAGCCCGACTTAAGGTTTTGGGAGGACTGCATTGAGATGAACTACTGGG GCTGGGGACTCTGGAACAATGAGGACTGTAGAAAGGGGAGGCCCTACGTGTGCTCTATGAAAGCCTAG